In the Cerasicoccus sp. TK19100 genome, TTGGTGATTTCCTCATCCAACGTCTGACGATGCTTAGAGAGCATCGTTTCCGGCACTGCATCAAAAAAGGAACTGAAGGCTGAAATACGGCTTATCGCCGAATCAATAAAGAGCTGCTTATCCGCTTCGCTTTTCTTGTTGAAACGCATCATCGCTTTATCGGATTCTAGCTTGAGCAGCGAAGTGAAATCAACGGTCGCTTGCGACTTCGGTGGTCTTGAATCCCTCAATGTAAGCGCATGATCAATGCATGCTGGGATGAGTCCGACGGTTCGTTCGTAGAACTTCCTGAGAGCTACTCGGTCTTTGATGGAAGGGACCTTCAAGCTTTTATACTGAGCCATGCATTGGCAGTATTGAAGAGTGAGGCGTTGCTCCAAGGATTTTAAAGCCGAGGCTCCTTTACCAAGCACCTGGCCTAAATCATTCGTAAATTGCTTTTTGGCAGACCTGACGCTCACTTTGTCCATTAACGAAAATTGAATTTTCGCGTGGATTAGTGCAGCGCCCAGGTAAAGCGATACTTCAAGATATTGACGACTGCTTTGGCTATAAAGCGCCAGGCCTTGGGCGATTGATTGAATCATGCCAGTAATCTGTTCCATTGAAGTATTTTTGCTTAGCGCCGGCATGCCTGGTAGGATCTCGCTCCCCGTGGAAATGACCAATTCAATTTCGGCGGGCACTGCCGGAGGGTTGTCCTCATCGTCATCGGGCAATGTTTGAACACCCTGTTCCACCGGAAGGGCCGCGATATCCACTTTCCACATTTCCTTGGCGAGGTATTTGATGGGTTCTTTATTCTGGTGATTTTCGGCAATTGATCGAATTTCCTTTCGCGCCTCTTCCTTGATGGTAAATACACCTTCGGTCTCGGTTTCGATCAAAGCCTTATGTATCTTTTTGAGTGGAGCAGTATAGTTTGAGACAGCCGTATCTCCATTCACTTTCAAGTCATCGAGCGTCAACTTAGGGGCCCCCTTCGGCTTTTCAATGTACTGCTGGAGCTTCTTAACGAAGCCTTCATTCATGTATTTGGGATCAGACATAACCTAAAAGATGATTCAAATTGAATCTAAAATTGGGTGATTTTAAATATGATTTATGCTTATTCGGCCAGTTTTTCCAACTCGGTGGCGATAAAATTCGAGCGATTGCGATTTTGCGCGGTGGCAAGGACGTCAATGCGCAGGACAAGCTCAGCTGGCAGGCTGATCGAAATCTGAGTTTTTCCAGGGGCGCGTCTTATGGCTGCAGCCTTTTTCTTGTTGGCTGATTTCTTGGTCGGCTTCTTCGATGATTTCTTCCTGGGCATGGCAATCTACTTGTTATCCAGAGCGTTAAAGCATGTGACACTGAATGGAATTTCCGCGGAAGGCAAGTCGCCACTCCTGCCTGACAAGGCCATTTGATCCAGCACCAGATTGGACTATTTCTCTTCAGGATCGGCTACTTTTCGGACCTTCTTAATCCCGCCCTTTTTCGTTGGATTCTTGTTGGGGTTGGGAGTGGTCGTGAATCGTTTACAGTGGTTATTCATCCAGCTGCGGTTGTATTTGCAGATGTCTTCGAAGATGACCGCAGTCAAATAAACCATTTCATCAGGGCTGCATTCGGGATCTTTGCCAACCAAGAAGAAGGCGCTACGGGCTAAATCTTTCGCTGCTTTCGCGAGTTGGCTCTTCCAGAGGGCATAGTGGGGCAATTCGTCGTCGGGGAGGGCCTTCTGGCGATCAGGTGGTCCAGGGAGCTGACAGAGGGACTGAGTCTGCTTCGATTTCGTGGAGTCAGGCCTTTTGTCGACGTCGGAAGACGTAGCTGGGCGCTGTTGTTCAGGACCAGCCTCTTTAGCAGCAGATGCTTGAGCCTTCTGATATTCAGATGAATGACCACCTTCGATATGTGTATATTTGTTTATGTTATTCTGACTGGAGTTGGGCTCCTCAAATTCACCTGTGCTCTTTTTCGGCGTGGATACCGAGGTAGCTGTGGTCGTTGCTTCAGAGGCTTTGGCCTCCGATGGTAAGTCCTTTTGACCCGGCACAGGGGGCTTGCTGGT is a window encoding:
- a CDS encoding ribbon-helix-helix protein, CopG family — protein: MPRKKSSKKPTKKSANKKKAAAIRRAPGKTQISISLPAELVLRIDVLATAQNRNRSNFIATELEKLAE